The following are encoded together in the Streptomyces spinoverrucosus genome:
- a CDS encoding sulfite oxidase-like oxidoreductase, whose translation MNVTRGFTGRPRVDNPGLPPGQYDTGDDWPVLSAEVTPDLAPADWTFRVDGLVEAPRTWDWEQAHALPASAYEGDIHCVTSWSKFGVRFGGVSLDAFLEQVRPLPAATHAVAYAHTGYTTNLPLADLTGGRAWIAWEYDGRPLPPEHGGPARLLVPHLYFWKSAKWIAGIRLLDHDEPGFWEQNGYHARGNPWEEQRYSGD comes from the coding sequence ATGAACGTCACCCGAGGCTTCACCGGGCGCCCGCGCGTCGACAACCCGGGGCTGCCGCCCGGGCAGTACGACACGGGCGACGACTGGCCAGTCCTGTCCGCCGAGGTCACCCCCGACCTCGCCCCCGCCGACTGGACCTTCCGCGTCGACGGCCTGGTGGAGGCGCCCCGCACCTGGGACTGGGAGCAGGCGCACGCGCTGCCGGCTTCGGCGTACGAGGGTGACATCCACTGCGTGACGAGCTGGTCGAAGTTCGGAGTGCGCTTCGGGGGTGTCTCGCTGGACGCGTTCCTGGAGCAGGTGCGCCCGCTGCCGGCCGCCACGCACGCCGTCGCGTACGCGCACACCGGGTACACCACGAACCTCCCGCTGGCCGACCTCACCGGCGGGCGGGCCTGGATCGCCTGGGAGTACGACGGCCGGCCGCTGCCGCCCGAGCACGGTGGCCCGGCTCGGCTGCTGGTGCCACACCTGTACTTCTGGAAGAGCGCCAAGTGGATCGCGGGCATCCGCCTGCTCGACCACGACGAGCCCGGTTTCTGGGAGCAGAACGGCTACCACGCGCGGGGCAACCCGTGGGAGGAGCAGCGGTACTCCGGTGACTGA
- a CDS encoding acetylxylan esterase gives MALFDLPLDELREYRSSSAEPEDFDAFWSKTLQEAREHDLDARFEPVDTGLTTVQVFDVTFAGFGGHPVKGWLTLPAAAEEPLPLVVEYVGYGGGRGLPHERLLWASTGRAHFVMDTRGQGSAWGGGGGTPDPVGGAPAYPGFMTRGIDAPENYYYRRVFTDAVRAVEAARSHPLADPARTVALGGSQGGGISLAVGGLVPDLAAVAPDVPFLCDYPRAATLTDRHPYREIGLYLKTHRGRSEEVLRTLSYFDGVHFAARASAPALFSAALEDQTCPPSTVFAAFNAWAHEEKAIEVYDFNDHEGGGPFQEVARMRWLRSYA, from the coding sequence ATGGCCCTGTTCGACCTCCCCCTCGACGAGCTCCGCGAGTACCGCAGCTCCTCCGCAGAACCCGAGGACTTCGACGCCTTCTGGTCCAAGACGCTGCAGGAGGCCCGCGAGCACGACCTGGACGCCCGGTTCGAGCCGGTCGACACCGGCCTGACCACCGTGCAGGTGTTCGACGTGACGTTCGCGGGGTTCGGCGGTCACCCGGTGAAGGGCTGGCTGACGTTGCCCGCCGCCGCTGAGGAACCGCTGCCGCTGGTCGTCGAGTACGTCGGATACGGGGGCGGGCGCGGGCTGCCGCACGAGCGTCTGCTGTGGGCGTCCACGGGCCGCGCGCACTTCGTGATGGACACCCGCGGCCAGGGCAGCGCCTGGGGCGGCGGTGGCGGCACCCCGGACCCGGTGGGCGGCGCGCCGGCGTACCCCGGTTTCATGACCCGCGGCATCGACGCGCCCGAGAACTACTACTACCGCCGGGTGTTCACGGACGCGGTCCGGGCCGTCGAGGCGGCCCGCTCGCATCCGCTGGCCGACCCGGCCCGGACCGTCGCTCTGGGCGGCAGCCAGGGCGGCGGCATCTCCCTCGCCGTCGGTGGCCTGGTCCCGGACCTGGCGGCGGTCGCACCCGACGTGCCGTTCCTGTGCGACTACCCGCGCGCGGCCACCCTGACGGACCGTCACCCCTACCGGGAGATCGGCCTCTACCTCAAGACGCACCGCGGCCGGAGCGAGGAGGTGCTGCGGACGCTGTCCTACTTCGACGGCGTGCACTTCGCCGCCCGCGCGAGCGCCCCCGCCCTGTTCTCGGCGGCGCTGGAGGACCAGACGTGCCCGCCGTCCACGGTCTTCGCCGCGTTCAACGCCTGGGCGCACGAGGAGAAGGCGATCGAGGTGTACGACTTCAACGACCACGAGGGCGGCGGCCCGTTCCAGGAGGTCGCCAGGATGCGCTGGCTGCGGTCGTACGCCTGA
- a CDS encoding PTS fructose transporter subunit IIA, whose amino-acid sequence MSDEKLVGIVLVSHSAQVAVSVAELAKGLAGGAAAVPVAPAGGTEGGELGTSAELIAAAAASVDRGVGVAVLTDLGSAVLTVKALLAEGDELPAQTRLVDCPFLEGAVAAVVTAATGADLDGVAAAASEAYSYRKV is encoded by the coding sequence GTGAGTGACGAGAAGCTGGTCGGGATCGTGCTGGTGTCGCACAGCGCGCAGGTCGCAGTGTCCGTGGCCGAGCTGGCGAAGGGGCTCGCGGGCGGCGCCGCGGCGGTGCCCGTCGCTCCGGCGGGCGGCACCGAGGGCGGCGAGCTGGGTACGAGCGCGGAGCTGATCGCCGCCGCGGCCGCGTCCGTGGACCGGGGCGTCGGGGTCGCCGTGCTCACCGACCTCGGCAGCGCCGTCCTCACCGTGAAGGCGCTGCTCGCCGAGGGCGACGAACTGCCCGCGCAGACCCGCCTGGTGGACTGTCCGTTCCTGGAGGGCGCCGTCGCCGCGGTCGTCACGGCGGCCACGGGAGCGGACCTCGACGGGGTCGCGGCGGCGGCCTCGGAGGCGTACAGCTACCGGAAGGTCTGA
- a CDS encoding TetR/AcrR family transcriptional regulator, whose product MAAAHGRTGRPPLSEERKAEIRLEIARAAVNLFVRQGVHATTGEQIGQAVGVSARTVWRYFPSKESCVRPLFSAGIELLAGCLRDWRPGQPLVAAFDRALAGEPELVAGPERTILGPLVRLTRTEPGLRAVWLQTYDEAEPAFAHALAERAGLPLDDPRAAIQAAMFNAALRAAVEHYAWRGAAGDDLEATVRSALAVVAEGLR is encoded by the coding sequence ATGGCCGCAGCCCACGGACGCACGGGCAGACCACCGCTGAGCGAGGAACGCAAGGCCGAGATCCGGCTGGAAATCGCCCGCGCCGCGGTGAACCTGTTCGTGCGTCAGGGCGTCCACGCGACCACCGGCGAGCAGATCGGCCAGGCGGTCGGGGTCTCGGCGCGGACGGTGTGGCGGTACTTCCCGAGCAAGGAGAGCTGCGTACGGCCACTGTTCTCGGCCGGGATCGAGCTGCTCGCCGGATGCCTGCGCGACTGGCGCCCGGGACAGCCGCTGGTGGCGGCCTTCGACCGGGCGCTGGCGGGCGAGCCGGAACTGGTGGCCGGTCCCGAGCGCACGATCCTCGGCCCGCTGGTACGGCTGACCCGGACCGAGCCGGGCCTGCGCGCGGTCTGGCTCCAGACGTACGACGAGGCCGAACCGGCGTTCGCCCACGCCCTCGCCGAGCGGGCCGGGCTGCCGCTCGACGATCCGCGGGCGGCCATCCAGGCGGCGATGTTCAACGCGGCGCTGCGGGCGGCGGTGGAGCACTACGCGTGGCGGGGCGCGGCGGGAGATGATCTTGAGGCGACGGTGCGGTCGGCGTTGGCCGTCGTCGCGGAGGGGCTGCGTTGA
- a CDS encoding PadR family transcriptional regulator — MSLPHAILTALLEKPSSGLELTRRFDRSIGYFWSATHQQIYRELGKLEADGLIRALPAEQPVRGQKKSYEVLPAGRAELARWTAAAQDPRPHRDPLLLRLRAAAVVGTEGIEADLRRHLDLHRLQLAEYEEIERRDFPPGKDSPQDRVQHLVLRAGIDLETFWTRWLEQALEEFAELPTEQGQ; from the coding sequence ATGTCACTCCCGCACGCGATCCTCACCGCCCTGCTCGAAAAGCCGTCCTCGGGCCTGGAGCTGACCCGCCGCTTCGACCGGTCGATCGGCTACTTCTGGTCGGCGACGCATCAGCAGATCTATCGCGAGCTGGGAAAACTGGAGGCCGACGGGCTGATCCGGGCCCTGCCGGCCGAACAGCCGGTGCGCGGGCAGAAGAAGAGCTACGAGGTGCTGCCCGCGGGTCGCGCCGAACTGGCCCGCTGGACCGCCGCCGCACAGGACCCGAGGCCGCACCGCGACCCGCTGCTGCTGCGGCTGCGGGCCGCGGCCGTGGTCGGCACCGAGGGGATCGAGGCCGATCTGCGCCGCCATCTCGACCTGCACCGGCTGCAGTTGGCGGAGTACGAGGAGATCGAGCGGCGCGACTTCCCGCCGGGCAAGGACAGCCCCCAGGACCGGGTCCAGCACCTGGTGCTGCGGGCCGGTATCGACCTGGAGACCTTCTGGACGCGCTGGCTGGAACAGGCCCTGGAGGAGTTCGCCGAACTGCCCACGGAACAGGGGCAGTAG
- a CDS encoding fibronectin type III domain-containing protein, whose translation MRRLPVPAALALGMLLLVSSCGWGGTADGDEGRLPGAPTGVTAAAGSATSVHVMWNAVSTGDVSVYEVYRDATKVEEVPGSEHMVDVTRLKPSTTYVFTVRARDAEGRLGPRSREVRARTPAAVAADTSAPSRPGEARGRAAGSRAVQLSWTASTDDRGVVSYDIYQGDTKIHSVGGDQTAAVVTGLRPGTRYSFTVRARDAADNVSPAGAAVRLTTAPGTDDGRDTAPTDFRATTRRAEGAYHIDLSWLPPEVDGVITEYQIQLDGRPATSLVWGGTPPRGRATYSFYVGQEAGVSHRVRLRARLPDGTWGGFSAERTVTTGGDR comes from the coding sequence GTGCGACGTCTTCCCGTGCCCGCTGCCCTGGCCCTCGGCATGCTCCTGCTCGTCTCGTCCTGCGGCTGGGGCGGTACGGCGGACGGCGACGAGGGACGGCTGCCCGGCGCGCCGACCGGGGTCACCGCGGCGGCGGGCAGCGCGACCAGCGTCCATGTGATGTGGAACGCGGTGTCCACGGGTGACGTCAGCGTCTACGAGGTGTACCGGGACGCCACCAAGGTCGAGGAGGTCCCCGGCTCCGAGCACATGGTGGACGTCACCCGGCTCAAGCCGTCGACGACGTACGTCTTCACCGTGCGGGCCCGCGACGCCGAGGGGCGGCTCGGGCCGCGCAGCCGTGAGGTGCGGGCGAGGACACCCGCCGCCGTCGCAGCCGACACCTCCGCCCCCTCACGGCCGGGTGAGGCGCGGGGGCGGGCCGCCGGGAGCCGGGCGGTGCAGTTGTCGTGGACCGCGTCGACGGACGACCGGGGCGTGGTGTCGTACGACATCTACCAGGGCGACACGAAGATCCACAGCGTGGGCGGGGATCAGACCGCGGCCGTGGTGACGGGGCTGCGGCCGGGCACCCGCTACTCCTTCACCGTCCGGGCGCGGGACGCGGCGGACAACGTCTCCCCCGCCGGCGCCGCCGTCCGGCTGACCACCGCGCCCGGCACGGACGACGGGCGGGACACCGCGCCGACCGACTTCCGTGCGACGACGCGGCGCGCCGAGGGGGCGTACCACATCGACCTGTCGTGGCTGCCGCCCGAGGTGGACGGGGTGATCACCGAGTACCAGATCCAGCTCGACGGCCGTCCGGCCACCTCCCTCGTCTGGGGCGGGACCCCGCCCCGGGGCAGGGCGACGTACAGCTTCTACGTCGGGCAGGAGGCCGGGGTGAGCCATCGGGTGCGGCTGCGCGCCCGGCTGCCGGACGGCACCTGGGGTGGCTTCTCGGCGGAGCGGACGGTCACGACCGGCGGGGATCGCTGA
- a CDS encoding SpoIIE family protein phosphatase gives MGATGPPVADGTEPGSEPARPSGLLDVLGVASVVLDAKGRIVLWSPQAEELFGYPAHEALGHYAARVMVHEEHFDLVKKLFADVMATGRGWAGAFPVRRKDGSTRLVEFRNMRLMDDRGDVYALGLAADQTTVRRLEQDVALSTRVIAQSPIGLAVLDTGLRYVSVNAALERINGVAAEEHIGRTIGEVLPMLESAPLESALQHVLDTGQPLVDHPTVGRTPADPHQDHAWSVSLYRLEDARGAVLGVALSVVDVTEQYRAGVETEAARRRLALIADASARIGTTLELERTARELADVAVPELADVAAVDLLDSVVGGRRSSPDPSEPAVIRALAVRADDAPDALRAADPPGQVARYGPDRLVTECVRTGRPVMVPQVKDEDLPRIARSPAAAALLARVGVHSYLAVPLIARGEVLGALDLKRIHNPLPFGEDDVLLARELAARAAVQIDNARWYQNARDTALTLQRSLLPSHPPVTGGLEVASRYQPAGAATEVGGDWFDVIPLGGGKTALVVGDVMGSGITAAATMGRLRTATNTLASLGLDPAVLLEHLDRITEGLDHSIATCLYAVHDPRQRCCRIANAGHLPPVRVRVDGSRELLDLPTGAPLGVGGVEFTTTVFDLNPGDELVLYTDGLVETRSHSIDERLDTLLSILDDPALPLEDVCDLLVRTLHHPDNHDDVAVLIARAQTED, from the coding sequence ATGGGTGCAACCGGGCCACCGGTGGCCGACGGGACCGAGCCGGGCAGTGAGCCGGCGCGGCCCAGCGGCCTGCTCGACGTGCTGGGCGTGGCCTCGGTGGTACTGGACGCCAAGGGCCGCATCGTCCTGTGGAGCCCCCAGGCCGAGGAGCTGTTCGGCTACCCGGCGCACGAGGCGCTGGGCCACTACGCCGCCCGGGTGATGGTGCACGAGGAGCACTTCGACCTGGTCAAGAAGCTGTTCGCGGACGTCATGGCCACCGGCCGGGGCTGGGCCGGCGCCTTCCCGGTGCGCCGCAAGGACGGCAGCACCCGCCTGGTGGAGTTCCGCAACATGCGCCTGATGGACGACCGGGGCGACGTCTACGCCCTGGGCCTCGCCGCCGACCAGACGACCGTGCGCCGACTGGAGCAGGACGTCGCGCTGTCCACGCGGGTGATCGCGCAGTCACCGATCGGGCTGGCCGTCCTGGACACCGGCCTGCGCTACGTGTCCGTGAACGCGGCGCTGGAGCGGATCAACGGCGTCGCGGCCGAGGAGCACATCGGCCGTACCATCGGCGAGGTGCTGCCGATGCTGGAGTCGGCGCCCCTGGAATCCGCGCTGCAACACGTCCTGGACACCGGTCAGCCCCTGGTCGACCATCCCACCGTCGGCCGCACCCCGGCCGACCCGCACCAGGACCACGCCTGGTCGGTCTCGCTGTACCGGCTGGAGGACGCCCGCGGCGCGGTGCTGGGCGTCGCCCTGTCGGTCGTGGACGTCACGGAGCAGTACCGGGCGGGCGTCGAGACGGAGGCCGCGCGGCGGCGGCTGGCGCTCATCGCCGACGCGTCGGCCCGCATCGGCACCACGCTGGAGCTGGAGCGCACCGCCCGTGAACTGGCCGACGTCGCCGTACCGGAGCTGGCGGACGTGGCCGCCGTGGATCTGCTGGACTCGGTGGTGGGCGGCCGCCGCAGCAGCCCCGACCCGTCGGAGCCGGCCGTGATCCGGGCCCTGGCCGTGCGGGCGGACGACGCACCGGACGCCCTCAGGGCGGCCGACCCGCCGGGACAGGTGGCCCGCTACGGCCCCGACCGCCTGGTCACCGAGTGCGTACGCACGGGCCGGCCGGTGATGGTCCCGCAGGTCAAGGACGAGGACCTGCCGCGCATCGCCCGTTCCCCGGCCGCGGCCGCCCTGCTGGCCCGCGTCGGCGTCCACTCGTACCTCGCCGTCCCGCTCATCGCGCGCGGCGAGGTGCTCGGCGCGCTCGACCTCAAGCGCATCCACAACCCGCTGCCGTTCGGCGAGGACGACGTCCTGCTCGCCCGGGAACTGGCCGCCCGTGCGGCGGTGCAGATCGACAACGCCCGCTGGTACCAGAACGCCCGCGACACCGCCCTCACGCTCCAGCGCAGCCTGCTGCCCAGCCACCCGCCCGTCACCGGCGGCCTCGAAGTCGCCTCCCGCTACCAGCCGGCCGGTGCCGCCACCGAGGTCGGCGGCGACTGGTTCGACGTCATTCCCCTGGGCGGTGGCAAGACCGCACTCGTCGTGGGCGATGTGATGGGCAGCGGCATCACCGCCGCGGCGACGATGGGCCGGCTGCGCACCGCCACCAACACCCTGGCGTCCCTCGGCCTCGACCCCGCGGTGCTCCTCGAACACCTCGACCGGATCACCGAGGGCCTGGACCACTCCATCGCCACCTGCCTCTACGCCGTCCACGACCCACGTCAGCGGTGCTGCCGGATCGCCAACGCGGGCCATCTTCCGCCGGTCCGCGTCCGCGTCGACGGGTCACGGGAGTTGCTCGACCTGCCGACCGGGGCGCCGCTGGGCGTGGGCGGCGTCGAGTTCACCACCACCGTCTTCGACCTCAACCCCGGCGACGAGCTCGTCCTCTACACGGACGGTCTGGTCGAGACCCGGAGCCACTCCATCGACGAACGCCTGGACACCCTGCTGAGCATCCTCGACGACCCGGCCCTCCCCCTGGAGGACGTCTGCGACCTCCTCGTCCGCACCCTGCACCACCCCGACAACCACGACGACGTGGCCGTACTCATCGCCCGGGCGCAGACGGAAGACTGA
- a CDS encoding nuclear transport factor 2 family protein: METREAAERFVRVWQRGWAAHDVDALLALYAEECVHRSMPFREPHRGRAALAAYLRWSFADERVTDVRFSAPVVGQDGVAVAEFRVLSEEGGEPATLAGCVFVRFGADGLAVETRDYWHTVDGHLEPAGTLFFR, encoded by the coding sequence ATGGAGACTCGGGAGGCCGCCGAGCGGTTCGTCCGCGTGTGGCAGCGAGGCTGGGCCGCGCACGACGTGGACGCGCTGCTCGCGCTGTACGCCGAGGAGTGCGTCCATCGCTCCATGCCGTTCCGCGAGCCACACCGCGGGCGCGCCGCACTCGCCGCGTATCTGCGCTGGTCGTTCGCCGACGAGCGAGTCACCGACGTGCGCTTCTCGGCGCCGGTCGTGGGCCAGGACGGGGTGGCGGTGGCCGAGTTCCGGGTGCTGTCCGAGGAGGGCGGCGAGCCGGCCACCCTCGCCGGGTGCGTCTTCGTACGGTTCGGCGCCGACGGGCTGGCGGTCGAGACGCGGGACTACTGGCACACCGTCGACGGCCACCTGGAGCCGGCGGGGACACTGTTCTTCCGCTGA
- a CDS encoding ferredoxin reductase produces MTDTFTPPTRFAVPGRIAVSNGTAGHWQTATLTEIRRETPRAATFRFAVPAWAGHLPGQHLMLRLTAADGYTAQRHYSIASAPDDSGHIELTLDHVEGGEVSGWFHTEARPGDRVEVRGPLSGFFAWPADRAALLVGAGSGVVPLMSMVRHHRASGLSVPVRLLVSARSPEELIYAREYGAETTPVFTRAAPRGVPVGRMTAAHVAPLLDAAPPGGWEAYVCGSNAFAEHASRLLVAAGQPVDRIRIERFG; encoded by the coding sequence GTGACTGACACGTTCACTCCCCCGACGCGGTTCGCCGTGCCCGGCCGGATCGCCGTGAGCAACGGCACCGCGGGCCACTGGCAGACCGCCACGCTCACCGAGATCCGCCGCGAGACCCCGCGCGCGGCCACCTTCCGGTTCGCGGTGCCCGCCTGGGCGGGGCATCTGCCCGGCCAGCACCTGATGCTCAGGCTGACCGCCGCCGACGGCTACACCGCGCAGCGTCACTACTCGATCGCGTCCGCACCGGACGACTCCGGGCACATCGAGCTGACCCTGGACCACGTCGAGGGCGGTGAGGTCTCCGGCTGGTTCCACACCGAGGCCCGGCCCGGTGACCGGGTCGAGGTGCGCGGCCCGCTGAGCGGCTTCTTCGCCTGGCCGGCCGACCGGGCCGCGCTGCTCGTCGGCGCCGGATCCGGTGTCGTACCGCTGATGTCCATGGTGCGGCACCACCGGGCGAGCGGCCTGTCCGTGCCGGTGCGGCTGCTGGTGTCCGCGCGCAGTCCCGAGGAGCTGATCTACGCGCGGGAGTACGGCGCCGAGACGACGCCCGTCTTCACGCGCGCGGCGCCACGGGGCGTACCGGTGGGTCGTATGACCGCGGCGCATGTGGCCCCGCTGCTGGACGCGGCGCCTCCCGGCGGGTGGGAGGCCTATGTGTGCGGCTCGAACGCCTTCGCCGAGCACGCCTCCCGCCTGCTCGTCGCGGCGGGCCAGCCGGTGGACCGGATACGGATCGAACGCTTCGGCTGA
- a CDS encoding glycoside hydrolase family 75 protein, translating to MRVQFLAFATASVAALLAPATPSTAHPPEEPRYRHDRPTEEAVRAADLLAKVRDCAPVSRGRYRTDADRPATIPVCGTEDAVFWTADMDIDCDGRPGRRCNRRADPYFAASTAFQASDGRHLNAERLPYVVVPVPSRIWDYREHGVRGGSVAAVIHRGRVQYAVVGDTGPREVIGEASYAAAQALGIPSDPLVGGTDSSVTYIVFKGSRVSPLESNAAAVAEGERLARRFVGGG from the coding sequence GTGCGTGTCCAGTTCCTCGCCTTCGCCACGGCAAGTGTCGCCGCCCTGCTCGCCCCGGCGACACCCTCGACCGCCCACCCGCCAGAGGAACCCCGATACCGGCACGACAGACCGACCGAGGAGGCCGTCCGGGCGGCCGACCTGCTGGCCAAGGTACGGGACTGCGCCCCCGTCTCCCGGGGCCGCTACCGCACCGACGCCGACAGGCCCGCGACCATCCCCGTCTGCGGCACCGAGGACGCCGTCTTCTGGACGGCGGACATGGACATCGACTGCGACGGCCGCCCCGGCCGCCGCTGCAACCGCCGCGCCGACCCGTACTTCGCCGCCAGTACGGCCTTCCAGGCCTCCGACGGCCGCCACCTGAACGCCGAACGCCTGCCGTACGTCGTGGTACCCGTCCCGAGCCGCATCTGGGACTACCGCGAACACGGCGTGCGCGGCGGATCGGTGGCGGCCGTCATCCACCGCGGCCGGGTGCAGTACGCGGTCGTCGGTGACACCGGGCCGCGCGAGGTCATCGGCGAGGCGTCGTACGCCGCCGCCCAGGCCCTCGGCATCCCGTCCGACCCGCTCGTCGGAGGAACGGACTCCAGCGTCACCTACATCGTCTTCAAGGGCTCGCGGGTCTCACCCTTGGAGAGCAACGCTGCCGCCGTGGCGGAGGGGGAGCGGCTGGCGCGGCGGTTCGTGGGTGGTGGGTGA
- a CDS encoding Rv1733c family protein, producing MRTRVRGWRWRRNPLRRRSDVVEAWTVLVVAVLLFLGAPLAGALAGWWAHGEARQTAAAQREDRRHVRAEVVGRIPDTLPAVQGGREYSYRATVRWTEPGEGSRTGTARVPAGTRPGETVDVWFDGRGRSVPPPPSDSTIWQHSLTMGVCATAGTVAVVLLGQAAVRRSANRHRMAEWERAWAHTEPQWTRRRA from the coding sequence ATGCGAACCCGGGTGCGCGGCTGGCGTTGGCGGCGCAATCCGCTGCGACGCAGGTCGGACGTCGTCGAGGCGTGGACGGTGCTGGTCGTCGCCGTCCTGCTGTTCCTGGGCGCGCCGCTGGCCGGGGCGCTGGCGGGCTGGTGGGCCCACGGCGAGGCACGACAGACCGCGGCGGCCCAGCGGGAGGACCGGCGGCACGTCCGTGCCGAGGTCGTCGGCAGAATCCCCGACACGCTGCCCGCGGTGCAGGGCGGCCGGGAGTACTCCTACCGCGCGACCGTGCGCTGGACGGAGCCCGGCGAGGGTTCCCGGACGGGCACGGCGCGGGTTCCGGCGGGGACGCGGCCCGGGGAGACGGTCGACGTGTGGTTCGACGGGCGCGGACGCAGCGTGCCGCCGCCCCCGAGCGACTCGACGATCTGGCAGCACAGCCTGACCATGGGGGTCTGCGCCACGGCCGGCACGGTCGCCGTGGTGCTGCTCGGCCAAGCGGCCGTCCGCCGGTCGGCGAACCGGCACCGGATGGCCGAGTGGGAGCGCGCGTGGGCGCACACGGAACCGCAGTGGACCCGCCGGCGGGCCTGA
- a CDS encoding SDR family NAD(P)-dependent oxidoreductase, producing the protein MTTGLDGRSVIVTGAGSGIGRAAALAFAAEDARVVVADLNAEGAEATVKEMAEAGGSAVAVTGDLSEQAVVDEVTRTAVERFGGVDVLVNNAGIMDRMSALADVGDAEWERVIRVNLTAPFLLTRAVLPHMLAAGRGAIVNTASEASLRGSAAGAAYTASKHGVAGLTKSLAVMYRKQGIRANAIAPGGTSTGISVDAEQGAHGPTALGPHFVNVGRLAQPEEQAAAIVFLASDAASNINGVILPVDDGWSAV; encoded by the coding sequence ATGACCACTGGACTGGACGGCCGCAGCGTCATCGTCACCGGAGCGGGATCGGGCATCGGGCGCGCCGCCGCCCTGGCCTTCGCCGCCGAAGACGCCCGGGTCGTGGTGGCGGACCTCAACGCCGAGGGCGCGGAGGCGACCGTCAAGGAGATGGCGGAGGCGGGCGGCTCCGCCGTCGCCGTCACGGGCGACCTCAGCGAGCAGGCCGTCGTCGACGAGGTGACGCGGACGGCGGTGGAGCGCTTCGGCGGGGTGGACGTACTGGTGAACAACGCCGGGATCATGGACCGCATGTCGGCGCTCGCGGACGTCGGCGACGCGGAGTGGGAGCGGGTCATCCGGGTCAACCTCACCGCCCCGTTCCTGCTCACCCGGGCGGTGCTGCCGCACATGCTCGCCGCCGGCCGGGGTGCGATCGTCAACACCGCGTCCGAGGCGTCCCTGCGCGGCAGCGCGGCCGGTGCCGCCTACACGGCCTCGAAGCACGGGGTGGCGGGCCTGACGAAGTCCCTGGCGGTGATGTACCGGAAGCAGGGCATCCGCGCGAACGCCATCGCCCCGGGCGGCACCAGCACCGGCATCTCCGTGGACGCCGAGCAGGGCGCGCACGGGCCCACGGCCCTGGGCCCGCACTTCGTCAACGTGGGCAGGCTGGCCCAGCCCGAGGAGCAGGCCGCCGCCATCGTGTTCCTCGCCTCGGACGCGGCGAGCAACATCAACGGTGTGATCCTGCCCGTCGACGACGGCTGGTCCGCGGTCTGA
- a CDS encoding putative protein N(5)-glutamine methyltransferase — translation MPLPLSPSRSSVVAALRAAGCVFAEDEAELILGAARTPEELAAMVDRRTTGLPLELVLGWAEFRGLRIAVEPGVFVPRRRTEFLVEQALAAAPDASVVVDLCCGSGAVGAVLAAALGRIELHAADIDPAAVDCARRNVARYDGRVHQGDLYAALPGELRGRVDILAANVPYVPTAEVGLLPAEARDHEPSVALDGGADGLDVLRRVVAGAAEWLAPGGCLLTETSERQAPDAVAAFTGAGLTTRLAVSEELYAHVVIGTG, via the coding sequence ATGCCCCTACCGCTTTCCCCCTCCCGTTCCTCCGTGGTCGCCGCGCTGCGTGCCGCGGGCTGTGTCTTCGCCGAGGACGAGGCGGAGCTGATCCTCGGCGCCGCCCGCACCCCGGAGGAACTCGCCGCCATGGTGGACCGCCGCACCACCGGACTGCCCCTTGAACTCGTCCTCGGCTGGGCCGAGTTCAGGGGCCTGCGGATCGCCGTCGAACCCGGCGTCTTCGTACCCCGCCGCCGCACCGAGTTCCTCGTCGAACAGGCCCTCGCCGCCGCCCCGGACGCCTCGGTCGTCGTCGACCTGTGCTGCGGCTCGGGCGCGGTGGGCGCCGTCCTCGCCGCGGCCCTGGGCCGGATCGAACTGCACGCCGCCGACATCGACCCGGCCGCGGTGGACTGCGCCCGGCGCAATGTCGCCCGGTACGACGGCCGCGTCCACCAGGGCGACCTGTACGCGGCGCTCCCCGGCGAACTGCGGGGCCGCGTCGACATCCTCGCCGCGAACGTCCCCTACGTCCCCACCGCCGAGGTCGGTCTCCTGCCCGCGGAGGCACGTGACCACGAACCGTCGGTCGCCCTCGACGGCGGCGCCGACGGACTGGACGTGCTGCGCCGGGTGGTCGCGGGGGCGGCCGAGTGGCTCGCGCCCGGCGGCTGCCTGCTGACCGAGACCAGCGAGCGTCAGGCGCCGGATGCCGTCGCCGCCTTCACCGGGGCCGGTCTGACGACCCGTCTGGCGGTCTCGGAGGAGCTGTACGCCCATGTGGTGATCGGGACCGGCTGA